Proteins encoded in a region of the Altererythrobacter ishigakiensis genome:
- the mobA gene encoding molybdenum cofactor guanylyltransferase: MTDTMPTIVIAAGGEGRRMGGSKPAQKLAGKSLLEHALHWASKHSDLIAVAVRDSDQLDLTSIPILVDAAVGLGPISALKSAFGFAEVHNRDQVLLIGCDLPFLPSDLAERLARGIGSESCGMPVSKGRDHPMAALWRIEHAALDAFVAAGGRSIWRFAESVGVKRIDWPPDQGIDPFTNINDLEMLARAESRLRQS, encoded by the coding sequence GTGACTGACACAATGCCCACGATAGTGATCGCCGCCGGTGGCGAAGGTCGCCGCATGGGCGGCAGCAAACCGGCTCAAAAGCTCGCCGGGAAATCTCTTCTTGAACATGCCTTGCATTGGGCAAGCAAACATTCTGATCTGATCGCTGTTGCTGTTCGCGATTCCGATCAGCTTGATCTCACCTCAATTCCGATACTGGTAGATGCAGCGGTAGGCCTTGGCCCGATCAGCGCCTTGAAGAGTGCCTTCGGTTTCGCTGAAGTGCATAATCGTGACCAAGTCCTGCTGATCGGATGCGATTTGCCGTTCCTGCCATCCGATCTCGCGGAACGACTTGCGCGGGGAATTGGCTCGGAATCCTGCGGCATGCCAGTGAGTAAAGGGCGCGATCATCCAATGGCTGCTTTGTGGAGGATCGAGCACGCCGCATTGGATGCCTTCGTTGCGGCGGGAGGGCGTTCGATCTGGCGTTTCGCGGAAAGCGTCGGAGTCAAACGCATCGATTGGCCACCGGACCAAGGCATCGATCCCTTCACCAATATCAACGACCTTGAAATGCTCGCACGAGCTGAGAGCAGGCTCCGGCAGTCATAA